In the genome of Candidatus Delongbacteria bacterium, the window CATTCAAAATTTCTAATGAGTTTAGACCAAAAATTTATTCCAATTCGAACTGCAATTTATGATACAGTTGGAACCGTATTTGAAAAAATTGCAGGATTTTTTGGATATCCTGATAATCCTGGCATGCCGACGATTTACGATATGCCAAATGACATGTATGCTCGATCACAATTTTTTGATACTCTTCCAAGACATCAAACCTATTGGCCACCTATTCAACGGCCCGAAACATGGTTTGAAATGATATTTGGACCAGCTCCTAAAATTGATGCTGTACCTCGCTATATTTATGAAAGTCAAGATGAAGGTTTCTATAATTTTTATATTGAGAATTATAAAAATATTTATTTTTTACCAGATTGGCTTTCGGAATTTATTCAAATTCGGTTAAATATTTGTTTAGATATTAGTCTGTTAGAAACAATTCGTGAAGTTTTATTTATTGGATTAATGATTTATTCACAAATGGTAGTTCTTCGAATCGCAGTTTCATGGCTCATTTATATTAACCCCTATACTTTTCCATGGTCTTATTTAGCTGCTGCTGTCGATTGGACTGAAGATGTTTTACAAGGGATTGTCCCATCAATTCTTGGTGTAAATATTACAGGAAGTGTTTTCCTTGGTATCCTTGGAGTTGTAGCGGATAGTTTAAATCATCTTGTATTTACAATGCCATTTTTACCGAGTGAAGGAGAAGAAACGAAATTGCTGATCAATGACGAAATGAAAGATGTTTTAGTTTTCCATTATTTACCAATATTATGGTATCGTCATCCAATTCCAAATAATGTTCGGGAATTTTGGTTTTATCAAAAACCTGAGATTTTAGAGTATATGCAAAAAGCTTACAAAGATTTAGATATTCAACTTTTACCAAATGTTATCAGTCAAGAACTAAATCAAAATAGTAATTTATTGAGTCAACTCAACGAAGTTTCGAATTCATTATCAACAATCATATTATCTTGGAAACCTTAATGTTAATTAATTTTTCGATAGTTTAGCCGCTTTATTTTAATAATCTGATTTCATTTCTATATTAGTTCAACATACAACATAAAAACAGATGAATTTCGACAGATCTGTGAAGAACCATTTCTAAAAGTTTTCAAATATTTTACTGATGATTTTAATAAGTGTATAATTTAAAATCATCAGTAAAATATTTGAAAATCTTTGAGTTGTTCATATTCATAATTTAGAATTTATTTGAATAGCATAGTCTAAATAAAGAGTATTAGAGC includes:
- a CDS encoding YggT family protein, which codes for MSLDQKFIPIRTAIYDTVGTVFEKIAGFFGYPDNPGMPTIYDMPNDMYARSQFFDTLPRHQTYWPPIQRPETWFEMIFGPAPKIDAVPRYIYESQDEGFYNFYIENYKNIYFLPDWLSEFIQIRLNICLDISLLETIREVLFIGLMIYSQMVVLRIAVSWLIYINPYTFPWSYLAAAVDWTEDVLQGIVPSILGVNITGSVFLGILGVVADSLNHLVFTMPFLPSEGEETKLLINDEMKDVLVFHYLPILWYRHPIPNNVREFWFYQKPEILEYMQKAYKDLDIQLLPNVISQELNQNSNLLSQLNEVSNSLSTIILSWKP